A genome region from Thermococcus onnurineus NA1 includes the following:
- a CDS encoding S-layer protein yields the protein MKVKKIAALAVGAAMVGATVGFASAQPTVPEIPKDFFVNADGTPNVKIVVGSNAAAMDVASAADIAVALGSLLYTTEQVEAQNAYVKIKAEYPPATLDEWTIYAYNFTTITEDHGITNITSWATSYDELPGDYWWNGAAYAGTYTDWVSNFMVTTDIDDKDMIDGVDELIDWHITIQNVQLSSKDPAEWDGTMPPKDADLVITPGNVTVLVDYVLYNYTTSTTVEVSPAYPEWGIDATYDTVESWYLDDAEDGGTLADPNPVVKGVTVGDTFSVFGQTYYVLDVNNGTFTAGLDKGKAWYQVGQPQAIEGTDWIVTVLDISIIDQRALVVVKNAVTGEESGQIILEVPSELWDGETWDENYAVDVFGDGRVKLLLTDTFVGIDGHLIASIWAQVDVVDYTNDATVVYDGKEWSMTINTYYDNNDEAWYITNITLTNRDTLEGNPVDIFGTYDLKYWFEIKEHDAYYNPANDSIVQAPEGTTYKVAYAYIALTEKEGTVSEIELSVGDNVLDTEYYVAGIYADQVMVKPVASPITVMDYEVNLEDPGSNLILVGGPVANSVTQYLVEQGISQVDWYNSPGDIEYIQDALGGYDVVIVAGATRDETKAAAEALMEYLAGL from the coding sequence ATGAAAGTGAAGAAGATCGCGGCCCTTGCAGTTGGTGCCGCAATGGTTGGAGCCACCGTCGGCTTTGCCAGTGCCCAGCCGACCGTTCCGGAGATTCCGAAGGACTTCTTCGTTAACGCCGATGGAACCCCGAACGTTAAAATCGTTGTCGGAAGTAACGCTGCTGCCATGGACGTTGCCAGCGCCGCTGACATAGCCGTTGCCCTTGGAAGCCTACTCTACACCACCGAGCAGGTCGAGGCCCAGAACGCTTACGTGAAGATCAAGGCCGAGTACCCACCTGCCACCCTCGATGAGTGGACCATCTACGCTTACAACTTTACCACGATAACTGAGGACCACGGCATAACGAACATTACCAGCTGGGCCACCAGCTATGACGAGCTTCCAGGTGACTACTGGTGGAATGGTGCTGCCTACGCTGGCACCTACACTGACTGGGTAAGCAACTTCATGGTTACCACCGACATTGACGACAAGGATATGATAGATGGCGTGGACGAACTAATTGACTGGCACATTACTATACAGAACGTTCAGCTCAGCTCCAAGGACCCCGCCGAGTGGGACGGCACCATGCCGCCCAAGGACGCCGACCTCGTAATCACCCCGGGCAACGTCACTGTCCTCGTTGACTATGTACTCTACAACTATACAACATCCACCACTGTCGAAGTCAGCCCGGCTTACCCAGAGTGGGGCATTGATGCCACCTACGACACTGTTGAGAGCTGGTATCTCGACGATGCTGAGGACGGAGGAACCCTTGCCGACCCCAATCCAGTTGTCAAGGGTGTCACAGTCGGAGACACCTTCTCTGTCTTCGGACAGACCTACTATGTCTTGGATGTTAACAACGGCACTTTCACTGCAGGTCTCGACAAGGGCAAGGCCTGGTATCAGGTCGGCCAGCCGCAGGCCATCGAGGGCACTGACTGGATCGTCACCGTCCTCGACATAAGCATCATCGACCAGAGGGCCCTCGTCGTCGTCAAGAACGCCGTCACCGGCGAGGAGAGCGGCCAGATTATCCTCGAGGTCCCATCTGAACTGTGGGACGGAGAAACCTGGGACGAGAACTACGCTGTGGACGTCTTTGGTGACGGCAGGGTAAAGCTCCTCCTCACGGACACCTTTGTCGGTATCGACGGCCACCTCATAGCCAGCATTTGGGCCCAAGTTGACGTCGTTGACTACACCAACGATGCCACTGTAGTCTACGACGGCAAGGAATGGTCAATGACTATCAACACTTACTACGACAACAACGATGAGGCTTGGTACATAACCAACATAACCCTCACTAACCGCGACACCCTCGAGGGCAACCCGGTTGACATCTTCGGCACCTACGACCTTAAGTACTGGTTCGAGATCAAGGAGCATGACGCCTACTACAACCCGGCCAACGACAGCATCGTTCAGGCCCCAGAGGGAACCACCTACAAGGTAGCCTACGCCTATATAGCCCTCACCGAGAAGGAGGGTACTGTCAGCGAGATCGAGCTCAGCGTTGGCGACAATGTCCTTGACACCGAGTACTACGTTGCTGGCATCTACGCTGACCAGGTAATGGTCAAGCCGGTCGCCAGCCCGATAACCGTCATGGACTATGAGGTCAACCTTGAGGACCCAGGAAGCAACCTCATCCTCGTTGGTGGTCCAGTCGCCAACAGCGTCACCCAGTACCTCGTCGAGCAGGGCATCAGCCAGGTTGACTGGTACAACAGCCCAGGCGACATCGAGTACATCCAGGATGCCCTTGGTGGCTACGACGTTGTCATCGTCGCTGGTGCCACCAGGGACGAGACCAAGGCTGCTGCCGAGGCCCTTATGGAGTACCTCGCTGGCCTCTGA
- the amrS gene encoding AmmeMemoRadiSam system radical SAM enzyme — MREAMYWEPLEGGKVRCRLCPLNCIINEGQRGSCRIRKNIGGKLYTLNYGKVSSMATDPVEKKPLFHFWPGSCAFSIGTVGCNMHCKHCQNWEISQADESLLYIRDVSPPEVVELAKRYGCESIAYTYNDPVIWYEFVLDTAKIARREGLNNILVTNGYIREEPFRELAPYIDAMNIDIKAFSNEFYMKIAGVPSREPSKRIAEIAKKEFGIHVELTYLIIPTLNDREEEIRAFARWVVESLGDDTPVHFSRFFPHYKLTHLSPTPLETIEMAYRVAKEEGLKFVYTGNVPGHEGENTYCPRCGKPLIVRWGFKITEYHVKDGKCEYCGEPIPIIGTYMKKRYDWMWW, encoded by the coding sequence ATGAGAGAAGCGATGTACTGGGAGCCCCTAGAGGGGGGTAAGGTGAGATGCCGCTTGTGCCCGCTTAACTGCATCATCAATGAGGGCCAGAGGGGCTCCTGCAGGATAAGGAAGAACATAGGAGGGAAGCTCTACACACTTAACTATGGAAAGGTTTCGTCCATGGCGACAGACCCCGTTGAGAAGAAGCCCCTGTTCCACTTCTGGCCTGGTTCCTGTGCATTCTCAATCGGAACCGTCGGCTGCAACATGCACTGCAAGCACTGCCAGAACTGGGAGATAAGCCAGGCAGATGAGAGCCTCCTCTATATCCGAGACGTTTCTCCTCCCGAAGTAGTTGAATTGGCTAAACGCTACGGCTGTGAGAGCATAGCGTACACATACAATGATCCTGTAATCTGGTACGAGTTTGTGCTAGATACTGCAAAGATAGCGCGGAGGGAAGGCCTGAACAACATCCTCGTCACCAACGGCTACATCCGCGAGGAGCCGTTTAGGGAACTAGCACCCTACATAGACGCCATGAACATCGACATCAAGGCTTTCAGTAATGAGTTCTATATGAAGATAGCGGGCGTACCAAGCAGAGAGCCAAGCAAGAGAATTGCTGAGATAGCAAAGAAAGAATTCGGAATTCACGTTGAGCTGACCTATCTTATCATTCCAACGCTCAATGATCGGGAAGAGGAGATAAGGGCCTTCGCTCGGTGGGTCGTCGAGAGCCTCGGCGACGATACGCCCGTTCACTTCTCGCGCTTCTTCCCGCACTACAAGCTGACTCACCTTTCGCCAACACCGCTTGAAACCATCGAGATGGCATATCGCGTGGCAAAGGAAGAGGGATTGAAGTTCGTCTATACTGGCAACGTGCCCGGACACGAAGGGGAGAACACCTACTGCCCGAGGTGTGGCAAACCTTTAATAGTCCGCTGGGGATTCAAAATCACTGAGTACCACGTGAAGGACGGGAAGTGTGAATACTGCGGTGAACCGATTCCGATAATTGGTACTTACATGAAAAAGCGATATGATTGGATGTGGTGGTGA
- a CDS encoding polysaccharide deacetylase family protein: MLVSITFDVEHDCPPYLTTTRGMREGLPKLLDLMAEKKIRATFFFTAEMAKRFPELVRRVIDEGHELGSHNYNHERLDKLSRDEGRKAIEKSIKVLREFGEVVSFRAPNLQFPNYYYDILEKNGILVDSSKARYKGYQDGVKFFGSVLEVPASTTSSVIRLPWSVQKLIHAKLSEPKIYFAHPWEFVPMQKEKIRLDCKFNTGDKAIELLGKLIDYYKSQGAEFLTMREYYDRYQKLKRK, translated from the coding sequence ATGCTGGTTTCGATAACCTTTGACGTTGAGCACGACTGTCCGCCGTACCTAACGACAACGAGAGGAATGAGGGAAGGCCTGCCAAAGCTCCTGGACCTCATGGCCGAGAAAAAAATTAGGGCCACATTCTTCTTCACGGCCGAGATGGCGAAGCGCTTTCCAGAGTTGGTCAGGCGGGTGATTGATGAGGGTCATGAGCTGGGCAGCCATAACTACAACCACGAGAGACTGGATAAGCTATCCAGAGACGAAGGAAGAAAGGCCATAGAGAAATCCATTAAGGTTCTCAGGGAGTTTGGCGAAGTAGTCTCCTTTAGGGCCCCCAACCTGCAGTTCCCAAATTACTATTATGATATACTGGAAAAGAACGGCATCTTAGTTGACTCCTCCAAGGCAAGGTACAAGGGCTACCAAGATGGGGTTAAGTTCTTTGGAAGCGTACTTGAAGTCCCAGCATCTACTACTTCTTCCGTTATAAGGCTCCCCTGGAGCGTCCAGAAGCTCATACATGCAAAACTAAGCGAACCAAAGATTTACTTTGCCCATCCCTGGGAATTCGTGCCGATGCAGAAGGAAAAGATAAGACTTGATTGTAAATTCAACACGGGCGATAAAGCTATAGAGCTACTCGGAAAGCTGATCGATTACTACAAGAGCCAGGGCGCCGAATTTTTGACAATGCGTGAGTACTACGATAGATACCAAAAGCTTAAACGGAAGTAA
- a CDS encoding glycosyltransferase family 4 protein yields MESLKIAIASDWFFPKIGGIETHMDELARNLLKAGHEPYVITHDYRHLRPYGDDFPYPVRRFPASIYVKSHHISVGLGQLWKINEFYKEVGFDITHVHSIYSPFSIAVANLSRGIRGVPVVATNHSFYGNPRIGPILGPMLRYHLRRIDSFIAVSTPVANDTKHLLENKLNGRPVVVVPNGIDVEKWRPPEPEEREKARKALGLSDEIVLFYIGRMTERKQAHRLPFVISSAIKLSGIDKRMIRLIAVGNGVMRPKLEENLKVTGLAERTTLFDFMPREKVMEFYWAADIVLMPGMLEAFPMVGLEASATGRTIVGRNESGLSDLIVDGVTGFLGNSEEELSRKLAQVLTNEDLIERMGTEARRRAEKEFSWDIILKKLLRVYRLTMESADGTDKRYLLYKLIRRSS; encoded by the coding sequence ATGGAAAGCCTTAAAATCGCAATAGCCTCCGACTGGTTTTTTCCCAAAATCGGTGGAATCGAGACCCACATGGATGAGCTCGCCCGTAATCTTCTCAAGGCAGGGCATGAGCCCTACGTCATCACCCATGACTACCGCCATCTAAGACCTTACGGAGATGACTTTCCATATCCTGTCAGGAGATTTCCAGCGTCTATTTACGTGAAAAGTCATCACATCAGCGTGGGTCTCGGCCAGCTGTGGAAGATAAACGAGTTCTATAAAGAGGTTGGCTTCGATATAACTCACGTCCACAGCATCTACTCACCATTTTCGATAGCCGTCGCTAACCTATCCAGGGGTATCAGAGGAGTTCCAGTCGTTGCCACGAACCACTCCTTCTACGGGAATCCCCGGATCGGCCCGATTCTGGGCCCTATGCTAAGATATCACCTAAGGAGGATCGATTCCTTCATCGCCGTAAGCACCCCTGTGGCCAATGACACGAAGCATCTGCTCGAAAATAAGCTGAACGGCAGGCCAGTGGTCGTCGTTCCAAACGGTATCGATGTCGAAAAATGGAGGCCTCCTGAGCCAGAGGAGAGAGAGAAGGCCAGAAAAGCCCTTGGACTTTCCGATGAGATAGTCCTCTTTTACATAGGCAGGATGACGGAGAGAAAACAGGCTCACAGGCTGCCCTTCGTCATCTCCTCAGCCATCAAGCTTTCGGGGATCGACAAGAGGATGATACGGCTGATAGCGGTCGGAAACGGTGTTATGAGACCCAAACTCGAAGAAAATCTCAAGGTAACTGGACTGGCCGAACGCACAACACTCTTCGACTTCATGCCTAGAGAGAAGGTGATGGAATTCTACTGGGCGGCAGATATAGTGCTTATGCCTGGAATGCTTGAAGCGTTCCCGATGGTGGGCCTCGAGGCCTCGGCGACAGGGAGAACAATAGTTGGCAGGAACGAGAGCGGGTTGTCGGACCTTATAGTGGACGGCGTCACAGGATTCCTTGGAAACAGTGAGGAAGAGCTTAGCCGGAAGCTTGCGCAGGTTCTCACGAACGAGGACCTCATAGAAAGAATGGGGACAGAGGCCAGGAGACGTGCGGAAAAGGAGTTTTCCTGGGATATCATACTTAAAAAGCTCCTGAGGGTTTACAGACTCACGATGGAGAGTGCCGATGGAACGGACAAAAGATACCTGCTGTACAAACTCATCAGGAGGAGCAGCTGA
- a CDS encoding lysylphosphatidylglycerol synthase transmembrane domain-containing protein translates to MFENIVASTEQYLTLIGEIPLYYLALALFTYYISVVLYAIRWKLVLRGMGKEVPLLELVKAILASIFMNNITPMSRSGGELLRITWISRRSKVPVGISTVSIIYERILETVPVFVLFLIGMMYFSTMPDILLLIGIAGAAAIWIKWGSFVSFSLKIFKTPVSDEDMEKILSLRDCHNITLAGILLSSAVWILDVVRLKLITLAFGFDLSLSLIAVISIANLLLGLVAFTPGGIGIIEGGLVGTLTHFGIPLGFAVSITLLERFVSYVLSSLVGFIVLLTSGGREVWKALKSQ, encoded by the coding sequence ATGTTCGAGAACATCGTCGCATCAACCGAGCAGTATCTAACCCTCATTGGAGAAATTCCCCTGTATTACCTAGCCCTAGCACTCTTCACATACTACATAAGCGTCGTACTCTACGCCATCCGCTGGAAGCTCGTCCTCAGGGGCATGGGAAAAGAGGTCCCGCTCCTCGAGCTGGTAAAAGCCATTCTGGCGTCCATATTTATGAACAACATAACACCCATGAGTCGCAGCGGCGGTGAACTGCTGAGGATTACCTGGATAAGCAGGAGAAGCAAGGTTCCCGTTGGGATATCCACGGTGAGTATAATATACGAGCGTATCCTTGAGACGGTGCCTGTCTTTGTCCTGTTCCTGATTGGAATGATGTACTTTTCAACCATGCCGGATATTCTGCTCCTGATAGGAATCGCCGGCGCTGCAGCAATATGGATTAAATGGGGCTCCTTCGTGAGCTTCTCCCTCAAGATTTTCAAGACTCCCGTGAGTGATGAGGATATGGAGAAAATTCTCTCCCTTAGGGATTGCCACAACATAACTCTAGCAGGAATCCTTCTCAGCTCCGCCGTCTGGATACTCGACGTCGTAAGGCTCAAGCTCATAACACTAGCCTTTGGATTTGACCTGAGCCTTAGCCTTATCGCGGTTATCTCCATAGCCAACCTGCTCCTGGGCCTTGTGGCCTTTACTCCCGGGGGCATTGGCATCATCGAAGGGGGTCTTGTTGGAACGCTGACCCACTTCGGCATTCCACTAGGCTTCGCAGTTTCTATAACTCTACTGGAGCGCTTCGTCTCCTACGTGCTCAGCAGCCTCGTGGGATTCATTGTACTGCTAACGTCCGGAGGGCGGGAGGTATGGAAAGCCTTAAAATCGCAATAG
- a CDS encoding thiamine-phosphate kinase has protein sequence MEREIIELFMKYLKKQGDLPLGDDAGALRIGDEWLVATNDMLVGKTDVPDIMTPEQVGFKAVTMNVSDIAAMGARPIGFLFSLGVPRGFDGLYLEGVAKGIGNALEFYEIPVLSADTNEADDLIIDGIALGRTRHLLTRSGAKPGDLVCITGDIGRPLAGLLVWKNDLDVSLSTKEILYEKLLEPRARVKEGIKIGNYANAAIDISDGLAKELHLVAEMSGVRIEVDASKLPIMEEVFEVAELLRRDPLEIALASGEEFELVFTIPPKYTEELSFDFTVIGTVHKGAGVFITTEEKRMEVPPIGWEHLDSR, from the coding sequence ATGGAGCGCGAAATCATCGAACTCTTCATGAAATATCTCAAAAAGCAAGGTGATCTGCCACTCGGCGATGATGCAGGGGCACTGAGGATCGGTGATGAATGGCTGGTGGCGACAAATGACATGCTCGTGGGGAAGACAGACGTTCCGGATATAATGACGCCCGAGCAGGTTGGCTTTAAGGCCGTGACGATGAACGTGAGTGACATCGCGGCTATGGGAGCGAGACCAATAGGCTTCCTTTTCTCTTTAGGTGTTCCCCGAGGCTTTGATGGGTTATATCTTGAGGGAGTAGCGAAGGGAATAGGAAATGCCCTTGAGTTCTACGAGATTCCCGTCCTAAGCGCCGATACCAACGAGGCAGATGATCTGATAATAGATGGAATTGCACTCGGAAGAACCAGGCATCTGTTAACAAGGAGCGGAGCAAAGCCGGGAGACCTAGTCTGTATCACAGGGGATATCGGCAGGCCACTGGCAGGACTCCTCGTATGGAAGAACGATCTCGACGTTTCGCTCTCGACGAAAGAGATTCTATACGAGAAGCTCCTCGAACCGCGTGCAAGAGTAAAGGAGGGGATTAAAATAGGAAATTACGCAAACGCTGCCATAGACATCAGTGACGGTCTTGCCAAGGAACTCCATCTCGTAGCAGAGATGAGCGGCGTTAGGATAGAGGTGGATGCCTCAAAGCTCCCCATAATGGAGGAGGTTTTTGAAGTGGCCGAACTGCTCAGAAGGGATCCCCTTGAAATAGCCCTTGCAAGCGGGGAGGAGTTTGAGCTGGTTTTCACTATTCCTCCGAAATACACTGAGGAACTGAGTTTCGACTTCACAGTCATAGGTACAGTCCATAAAGGGGCCGGAGTGTTCATTACCACTGAGGAAAAACGGATGGAGGTTCCTCCTATAGGCTGGGAACACCTTGATAGCCGTTGA
- a CDS encoding diacylglycerol/polyprenol kinase family protein: protein MLKYLLLAVFFPVLAIALTKKLGEDYAWVNRKIIHFSSVPAILMFREGLVSGIELAGAVMVFAIVQLITHIMKKELNWYQIRDNYGEVFYCIMFSAMAVFMDVNYASAIMLVMAISDGITGVLRFYYFKKNGFNVKLRKHWIGSVGYILSALIIAFVMLPDLNVVMKFAWSGILMLAEYQKVIDDNIAVPVVAVLIKPLFML, encoded by the coding sequence ATGTTAAAATATCTGCTACTTGCGGTGTTCTTTCCTGTGCTGGCGATAGCATTGACGAAAAAGCTGGGAGAAGACTATGCGTGGGTAAACAGGAAGATAATCCACTTCAGCAGTGTTCCGGCAATTCTCATGTTCAGAGAAGGCCTTGTTTCTGGCATTGAACTTGCTGGAGCAGTTATGGTCTTTGCTATCGTCCAGCTCATAACCCATATAATGAAAAAGGAGCTCAACTGGTATCAGATAAGAGACAACTACGGCGAGGTCTTTTACTGCATCATGTTCAGCGCCATGGCGGTCTTTATGGATGTCAACTACGCCTCCGCGATAATGCTCGTGATGGCCATCAGCGATGGTATCACTGGTGTGCTCAGGTTCTACTATTTCAAAAAGAACGGCTTCAACGTCAAGCTCAGGAAGCACTGGATCGGCAGCGTGGGGTACATCCTCAGCGCCCTTATCATAGCCTTTGTAATGCTGCCTGATCTGAACGTTGTCATGAAGTTTGCTTGGTCTGGCATACTGATGCTCGCCGAGTATCAGAAAGTCATCGATGATAACATTGCCGTTCCAGTAGTTGCGGTTCTGATAAAGCCCCTCTTCATGCTTTGA
- a CDS encoding TIGR00375 family protein: MLVDGDLHIHSRYSKAVSKLMTIPMLAENARFKGLGLVGTGDILNPKWEEELLKYTEKIDEGTYERKGIRFLLTTEIEDNKRVHHVLIFPSIDAVCEMREALRPYSNDIDTEGRPHLNLSAAEIADIANELDVLIGPAHAFTPWTALYKEYNSLKDAYQGAKIHFLELGLSADSEMADRIKAHHGLTYLSNSDAHSPMPHRLGREFNRFNIKEATFEEVRKAILKRGGRRIVLNAGLDPRLGKYHLTACSRCYAKYSPEEAKAFKWKCPKCGGRIKKGVHDRILELADTEERPKDRPPYLRLAPLAEIIAMVIGKGVETKAVKAIWERFLKEFGSEIEVLVDVPIESLAEVHEEVAKAVWAYRKGKLIVIPGGGGKYGEIKLPEEIRKARIDELESVEVKVPKEEYKPKQTSLMKFLKN; encoded by the coding sequence ATGCTCGTCGATGGAGACCTTCACATTCACTCGAGGTACTCGAAAGCGGTCTCGAAGTTAATGACCATTCCGATGCTGGCAGAGAATGCACGCTTCAAAGGACTCGGTCTTGTGGGCACGGGAGACATCTTGAACCCCAAGTGGGAGGAGGAGCTTCTGAAGTACACCGAAAAGATTGACGAGGGAACCTACGAGAGAAAGGGAATCCGCTTTCTGCTAACGACAGAGATCGAGGACAATAAGAGAGTCCATCACGTTCTCATCTTTCCGAGTATCGATGCCGTTTGCGAGATGCGGGAGGCGCTGAGACCATATTCAAACGACATCGACACCGAGGGAAGGCCACACCTCAACCTTTCGGCTGCTGAAATAGCTGACATTGCGAACGAGCTCGATGTTCTAATCGGCCCAGCCCATGCTTTTACCCCATGGACAGCACTGTACAAGGAGTACAACAGCCTGAAGGATGCCTATCAGGGGGCCAAAATTCACTTCCTCGAGCTCGGCCTTTCCGCCGATTCTGAGATGGCAGATAGAATAAAAGCCCATCACGGACTCACCTACCTCAGCAATTCAGATGCCCACTCCCCGATGCCACACCGACTCGGGAGAGAGTTCAACCGCTTCAATATCAAAGAGGCAACCTTTGAGGAGGTCAGGAAAGCCATCTTGAAGCGCGGAGGGAGAAGAATAGTCCTCAATGCCGGGCTTGACCCGAGGCTCGGAAAGTACCATCTAACCGCCTGTTCTCGCTGCTACGCCAAGTATTCACCAGAGGAAGCCAAAGCCTTCAAATGGAAGTGCCCCAAGTGTGGCGGGAGGATAAAGAAGGGTGTCCACGACAGAATTCTCGAGCTGGCGGATACAGAAGAAAGGCCCAAAGACAGGCCGCCCTACCTGAGACTTGCCCCTCTGGCTGAGATAATAGCGATGGTAATCGGCAAAGGTGTTGAGACGAAGGCCGTGAAGGCCATCTGGGAGCGCTTTTTGAAGGAGTTCGGAAGCGAGATTGAAGTCCTCGTTGACGTGCCTATCGAGAGTCTCGCGGAGGTTCACGAGGAGGTGGCAAAAGCGGTCTGGGCCTACAGGAAGGGCAAGCTGATAGTGATTCCAGGCGGAGGCGGAAAGTACGGAGAGATAAAACTGCCCGAGGAAATAAGAAAGGCTAGAATAGACGAGCTGGAGAGCGTTGAGGTGAAAGTGCCGAAGGAAGAATACAAGCCGAAGCAGACTTCGCTGATGAAATTTTTGAAAAACTGA
- a CDS encoding chloride channel protein, whose amino-acid sequence MDWESRRYVRKWVTVLVLAVLAGLAGGIGAVLFRLMVASVGKLFFSFLLPLIAYEYHGYNLGYIFLPALGGLLIAPLVRYAPNIKGNGVPEVIEAVIFRSGNIGGKFAFLKIIATSISIGTGASLGREGPIAFIGAAMSSGVTQLLKLPPEKKKLLTTCGLAAGIAGTFNTPLAGAMFALEVIYMGAFSINLVPIFLSAIVGNAVTLLILGSASGITIPSGLSYHVSELFFFFALGILFGLMGVVYIRVLYTLIDRFEGSRLPVEGRLFLGGMAVGVMGMFFPNYGIFGVGYKGMDLAMLGELTLTMLIALGLVKMAATTFSIASGYSGGIFAPSLYIGTMFGSAFGILVQNLCPSLPVHPSSYALAGMAAFFSAITQAPLTQIIMITEMTKSYTILPPIMLSSTLSFLVARAFLRGSSVYTLKLERKGLHVKTGKPVILETISVREIMTSIPVYVHENETLFRVEKLIAKTGHDCFPVVNDEHRVVGVIGVKDILGKSTKLKALPVKRFLRKNYAVTCPMETAQDALEKLLESDQNLLPVVENFENMKLIGVITKKDIYRAYYRGLEGMYIE is encoded by the coding sequence ATGGACTGGGAGAGCCGGCGCTACGTCAGGAAGTGGGTCACAGTCCTAGTACTGGCAGTCCTGGCTGGATTAGCTGGTGGTATAGGCGCCGTGCTCTTCAGGCTCATGGTGGCATCCGTAGGAAAGCTTTTCTTCTCTTTTCTCCTTCCGCTAATCGCCTATGAATACCACGGCTACAACCTCGGCTACATTTTCCTCCCGGCCTTGGGAGGCCTCCTTATAGCCCCCCTAGTTCGCTATGCGCCCAACATAAAAGGCAATGGAGTTCCCGAGGTCATTGAGGCGGTCATATTCAGAAGCGGCAACATCGGGGGAAAATTCGCCTTTCTGAAGATAATCGCCACCTCAATCTCTATAGGCACAGGTGCAAGCCTCGGAAGGGAAGGGCCCATCGCCTTCATAGGTGCCGCCATGTCCTCTGGTGTTACCCAGCTCCTCAAGCTTCCGCCGGAAAAGAAAAAGCTGCTCACCACCTGTGGTCTCGCCGCCGGAATAGCCGGGACATTCAACACTCCCCTCGCCGGCGCGATGTTTGCCCTTGAGGTTATATACATGGGGGCTTTCTCAATAAACCTCGTTCCTATATTTCTTTCCGCAATCGTCGGCAACGCGGTGACACTTCTAATCCTTGGAAGCGCATCGGGGATAACCATCCCCTCCGGGCTTAGCTATCATGTCTCGGAGCTGTTCTTTTTCTTTGCCCTTGGCATACTCTTTGGACTTATGGGTGTTGTCTATATCAGGGTCCTCTACACCCTTATAGACAGGTTCGAGGGAAGCAGACTTCCGGTTGAGGGCAGGCTTTTCCTCGGTGGAATGGCAGTTGGAGTTATGGGCATGTTCTTCCCAAACTATGGCATCTTTGGGGTTGGCTATAAAGGGATGGACTTGGCTATGCTTGGCGAACTGACCCTCACCATGCTCATAGCCCTCGGTCTCGTTAAGATGGCCGCGACGACCTTCTCCATAGCGAGCGGCTACAGCGGTGGTATCTTCGCCCCGAGCCTCTACATCGGAACCATGTTTGGCTCGGCCTTTGGAATACTCGTTCAGAATCTTTGTCCCTCCCTGCCGGTTCATCCATCGTCCTACGCCCTTGCGGGAATGGCGGCCTTCTTCAGCGCGATAACCCAGGCGCCGCTTACTCAAATCATCATGATAACTGAGATGACGAAGAGCTACACTATACTGCCTCCGATAATGCTCTCTTCCACACTCAGCTTCCTTGTTGCCAGAGCCTTTCTCAGGGGATCATCTGTTTACACACTCAAGCTTGAGAGAAAAGGTCTCCACGTAAAGACTGGCAAGCCAGTTATCCTAGAGACAATCTCCGTCCGCGAAATAATGACATCCATCCCGGTCTACGTCCATGAGAATGAGACTCTCTTCAGGGTGGAAAAGCTGATAGCAAAAACCGGCCACGACTGCTTCCCTGTTGTGAACGATGAGCACAGGGTCGTTGGAGTAATTGGTGTTAAAGACATCCTTGGAAAGTCGACGAAGCTTAAAGCACTTCCGGTCAAGAGGTTTCTGCGTAAAAACTATGCTGTTACTTGTCCAATGGAAACGGCCCAAGATGCCCTGGAGAAGCTTCTTGAATCTGATCAAAACCTCCTCCCTGTTGTGGAGAACTTTGAGAATATGAAACTTATAGGTGTTATTACCAAAAAAGACATATATAGGGCATACTATCGCGGGCTGGAGGGTATGTACATAGAATAA